In the Paenibacillus pabuli genome, one interval contains:
- a CDS encoding inorganic phosphate transporter, which translates to METTIWVLGIVVFLALAFDFINGFHDTANAIATSVSTRALTPRRAIILAAVMNFVGAMMFTGVAKTIGGSVTDPTKLDNGIEVVIVTLIAAIIWNLVTWWFGIPSSSSHALIGALAGAVFVGAGSDKVKWGGFIEIVEGLLLSPLIAFAIGYVVMTILKYIFAKRSPHTVNKGFRTVQIFTAALQAFTHGTNDAQKAMGIITFALVAAGVQDHLEVPLWVKISAATAMALGTSIGGWKIIKTMGTKIFKIEPINGFAADLSAASVIFTATLLHLPVSTTHAITSAILGVGSAKRFSAVKWGLAGRIIITWFITIPITAVLAGLLYWIIF; encoded by the coding sequence ATGGAAACAACGATTTGGGTATTAGGTATAGTCGTCTTCCTTGCACTGGCGTTTGACTTCATCAACGGTTTTCACGACACTGCGAATGCCATTGCAACTTCGGTATCCACTCGGGCACTGACCCCGCGCCGGGCGATCATTCTCGCAGCGGTCATGAACTTTGTCGGTGCGATGATGTTTACGGGAGTAGCGAAGACGATCGGAGGAAGCGTTACAGACCCCACGAAGCTGGATAACGGGATAGAGGTCGTCATAGTCACCTTGATTGCCGCAATTATCTGGAACCTCGTGACCTGGTGGTTTGGGATTCCTTCATCTTCCTCACATGCATTGATCGGAGCACTTGCCGGGGCCGTATTCGTGGGAGCAGGTTCCGATAAAGTCAAATGGGGCGGATTCATTGAGATCGTCGAGGGGCTGTTGTTATCCCCGCTGATTGCATTTGCCATAGGGTATGTGGTCATGACCATTCTCAAATATATTTTTGCCAAACGCAGTCCGCACACCGTGAACAAGGGTTTTCGTACGGTACAGATTTTCACCGCTGCACTGCAGGCGTTCACACATGGTACGAATGATGCTCAAAAGGCCATGGGGATTATCACATTTGCGCTCGTAGCAGCAGGTGTGCAGGATCATCTTGAAGTTCCGCTGTGGGTTAAAATCTCTGCGGCAACGGCAATGGCACTGGGGACTTCCATCGGTGGTTGGAAAATCATCAAAACGATGGGAACCAAAATCTTCAAAATTGAACCGATCAACGGCTTTGCTGCCGATTTATCCGCGGCTTCCGTTATATTCACGGCAACATTGCTGCATCTTCCAGTGAGTACAACGCACGCCATTACATCCGCTATTTTGGGTGTAGGTTCCGCGAAGCGTTTCTCTGCTGTAAAATGGGGCTTGGCCGGACGTATCATTATTACGTGGTTCATCACCATTCCAATTACGGCTGTACTGGCAGGCTTGCTGTACTGGATTATTTTCTAA
- a CDS encoding DUF47 domain-containing protein, with protein sequence MRIKKKDIFFETLENMADTVVQAADYFSEHVSNLQDVTLFTNEMKKYESKCDDYVHTIIMELNKTFITPIERDDIMELTTTLDDVLDGLEATASRFYMYQLTDPDEFIVQFAEILRQSAYEIQKAIHLLSQKKLLAIREYTIRLNDLENQGDEVLRMCIKHLFATVSDPIELIKRKEIYERLETTTDACEDVANMLESIIMRNS encoded by the coding sequence ATGAGAATAAAGAAGAAGGATATATTTTTCGAAACATTAGAGAATATGGCGGATACTGTCGTACAGGCAGCTGACTATTTCTCAGAGCATGTTTCCAACCTTCAGGATGTAACTCTGTTTACCAATGAAATGAAAAAATACGAGTCCAAGTGCGATGACTATGTGCATACGATCATTATGGAGCTCAACAAAACATTTATTACGCCAATCGAGCGTGATGACATCATGGAATTGACAACAACACTTGATGACGTATTGGACGGGCTCGAAGCAACAGCTTCCCGTTTCTATATGTACCAACTGACTGATCCGGATGAATTCATCGTGCAGTTCGCTGAGATTTTGCGCCAATCGGCTTACGAAATTCAAAAAGCGATCCATTTGCTGTCCCAGAAAAAATTGCTGGCGATCCGCGAATATACGATTCGTCTGAACGATCTGGAGAACCAGGGCGACGAAGTATTGCGCATGTGCATCAAGCATCTCTTCGCTACCGTGTCTGATCCGATTGAATTGATCAAGCGCAAGGAAATTTATGAGCGTCTTGAGACAACGACAGATGCTTGTGAAGACGTAGCTAACATGCTGGAATCCATCATTATGCGTAATTCTTAA
- a CDS encoding DUF3048 domain-containing protein: MKSLKWNKAASAASLLILAISLVACQNKEAAQPPEPESVPAPVEEQQEIQEPAAPLFTAPLTGLPVEEAVTQRPLAVMINNAPAARPQSGLSSADIIIEVLAEGGITRFIAIFQSQGGAETVGPVRSIRPYLIELGESYDGVLVHAGGSPDAYSILQKQQKQHMDEISNSGPYFWRSSDRKAPHNLYTSADKLREGADIKGYSHDTESPVYIYNEEGSTSAGEPAAQFDIHYLLDSYRVTYDYDEVSGRYMRLVNGKPDQDQDNGEQIGAANIIVAGADHKVLDSVGRLSVNVEQGGEAMLFQKGKMVRGQWVKKPGDIIRFVQNGTEAALVPGQTFISIVPNQPDFASHIEVQNQVQN, from the coding sequence TTGAAGTCATTAAAATGGAATAAGGCAGCCTCTGCTGCATCATTGCTGATTCTCGCCATAAGCCTGGTAGCTTGTCAGAATAAGGAGGCAGCGCAGCCGCCGGAGCCGGAATCTGTACCTGCGCCTGTAGAAGAGCAGCAAGAGATACAAGAACCGGCAGCGCCGCTGTTCACCGCACCGCTGACTGGATTGCCGGTGGAGGAGGCCGTTACCCAGAGACCACTCGCGGTCATGATTAACAATGCACCTGCCGCCAGGCCCCAGTCTGGTCTGAGTTCGGCAGATATTATTATTGAGGTTCTTGCAGAGGGCGGAATTACCCGGTTCATTGCCATCTTCCAGAGTCAGGGCGGTGCAGAGACCGTGGGACCTGTACGCAGCATTCGTCCGTATCTGATTGAACTGGGCGAGAGTTACGATGGCGTGCTAGTACATGCGGGCGGCAGTCCTGACGCGTATTCCATTTTGCAAAAGCAGCAGAAGCAGCACATGGATGAAATCTCGAACAGCGGACCGTACTTCTGGCGTTCTTCGGATCGGAAGGCACCGCACAATCTGTATACTTCAGCGGACAAGCTTAGAGAGGGAGCGGACATCAAGGGGTACAGCCACGATACCGAATCCCCCGTCTACATCTATAATGAGGAAGGCTCCACTTCCGCAGGAGAACCTGCAGCTCAATTCGATATTCATTATTTATTGGATAGTTACCGGGTGACGTATGATTATGATGAAGTTAGCGGACGATATATGAGACTGGTGAATGGGAAGCCCGATCAGGATCAGGATAATGGAGAGCAGATTGGAGCAGCGAACATTATTGTAGCGGGTGCGGATCACAAGGTACTCGACAGCGTTGGCCGATTGTCCGTCAATGTGGAACAGGGCGGGGAAGCGATGCTGTTTCAAAAAGGCAAGATGGTTCGTGGTCAGTGGGTGAAGAAACCGGGTGATATTATTCGTTTTGTGCAAAATGGGACAGAAGCGGCCCTGGTTCCAGGCCAAACCTTTATCAGTATCGTTCCGAACCAACCTGACTTCGCAAGTCATATTGAAGTCCAAAATCAAGTTCAAAATTAA
- a CDS encoding DoxX family protein: MFSFNQWLRENKVAMWILTVLRVYIGYDWMTHGWGKLTGGFQAGGFLAGAVEKATGESPTVQAWWGTFLEKFAVPNAGLFDFLIPLGEFLVGLGLILGCFTTLAALMALVMNFAFLFSGTVSTNAQLVLMQIFLVVAGANAGKIGLDHWVLPYLRGLFSRGKGNHPKDTTTINAAQKTA; this comes from the coding sequence ATGTTCAGCTTCAACCAATGGCTTAGAGAAAACAAAGTGGCAATGTGGATTTTGACAGTACTTCGGGTATACATCGGTTATGACTGGATGACTCACGGATGGGGCAAATTGACAGGCGGCTTCCAGGCTGGCGGTTTCCTCGCTGGGGCAGTAGAAAAAGCAACAGGCGAAAGCCCAACCGTTCAGGCTTGGTGGGGAACATTCCTTGAGAAATTCGCAGTACCGAATGCCGGATTGTTCGACTTCCTTATCCCTCTCGGCGAATTCTTGGTAGGTCTTGGTCTCATCCTTGGCTGCTTCACAACACTGGCTGCACTGATGGCCCTCGTGATGAACTTCGCGTTCCTCTTCTCGGGTACAGTGAGCACGAATGCACAACTGGTTCTGATGCAAATCTTCCTCGTCGTCGCTGGTGCCAATGCTGGTAAAATCGGTCTAGATCACTGGGTACTGCCTTACCTTCGCGGGTTGTTCAGCCGTGGCAAAGGGAATCACCCCAAAGATACAACAACGATAAATGCAGCTCAAAAAACAGCGTAA
- a CDS encoding DODA-type extradiol aromatic ring-opening family dioxygenase, with the protein MTLPAFFIAHGSPALAVESNDYTRFLNQLGDRLPAPKAIVVFTAHWDCPEPSVTMDDTHQTLHDFYGFPSNMYTIDYPAPGQSELASEICALFTRSNLAHQPVRGRGLDHGVWVPLLHMYPEADIPVVVVSVDSLRSPQEQYDIGRMLEQLRHDDVLIIGSGGTVHNLRLLGDNEDEPQDWAVEFDNWMEERLQKWNTRELFQYDKKAPNARTAVPSYGTEHLAPLFYAMGTADMSRKAKRLFQSYPYGTLSLNCWQFGDGV; encoded by the coding sequence ATGACATTACCCGCATTTTTCATTGCGCATGGTTCTCCCGCTCTGGCGGTAGAGAGCAATGACTACACTCGATTCCTGAACCAGCTTGGCGACAGGCTGCCGGCTCCAAAAGCCATTGTTGTATTTACGGCGCATTGGGATTGTCCCGAGCCTTCCGTGACAATGGACGATACACATCAGACGTTGCATGATTTCTACGGATTTCCCTCTAATATGTATACAATTGATTACCCGGCGCCAGGACAATCTGAACTCGCGAGTGAGATCTGCGCCCTCTTTACCCGCAGCAATCTGGCGCATCAGCCTGTTCGGGGCAGAGGCCTGGACCACGGAGTGTGGGTGCCGCTGCTGCATATGTATCCGGAGGCAGATATCCCTGTCGTTGTCGTCTCTGTAGATTCGCTGCGCTCACCCCAGGAACAGTATGATATTGGCCGGATGCTTGAGCAGCTGCGTCATGACGATGTGCTGATCATAGGCAGTGGCGGTACCGTTCATAATCTGCGATTACTTGGTGACAACGAAGATGAACCGCAGGATTGGGCCGTGGAGTTCGATAATTGGATGGAAGAACGGCTGCAGAAATGGAATACAAGAGAGCTGTTTCAATATGACAAAAAAGCTCCGAATGCCCGGACTGCAGTTCCTTCATATGGAACAGAGCATTTGGCACCCCTGTTCTACGCCATGGGCACAGCAGACATGTCCCGAAAGGCGAAGCGTTTATTCCAGTCTTACCCATATGGAACGCTCAGTTTGAACTGCTGGCAATTCGGTGACGGCGTGTAA
- a CDS encoding alpha/beta hydrolase gives MERQISIRHGQEELTATIHYPVVRDIKEGNHQQRVPLAVICHGFVGSRIGVDRLFVKTARELAEDGYLVLRFDYIGCGESSGEYGAEGLDSMIAQTRSVLDYAVNCSDVDPTRVTLIGHSLGGAVALLTAIRDKRVKNLVMWSAVGYPFNDIVKITGREVYDLGVKQGSADYLAYKFTPAFFESLAEHQPFQEAVKFNGDVLVVHGTSDDIIPVDYAFLYQKVFWMRQEGRCDKEIIFQGDHTFSSGKEREQLISRTREWLGERQKIEQDWQHWMI, from the coding sequence ATGGAGCGTCAGATCAGTATCCGTCATGGGCAGGAAGAACTAACAGCTACAATTCATTATCCCGTGGTTAGGGATATCAAGGAGGGTAATCACCAGCAGCGAGTGCCTTTGGCAGTCATTTGCCACGGTTTCGTTGGCAGCCGGATTGGCGTGGATCGCCTGTTCGTGAAGACCGCACGTGAACTGGCTGAGGATGGATACCTGGTACTGCGCTTTGATTACATCGGCTGCGGGGAGAGCAGCGGTGAGTATGGAGCTGAAGGGCTGGATTCCATGATTGCGCAGACCCGTTCCGTGCTGGATTACGCGGTGAACTGCAGCGATGTGGACCCAACCCGTGTGACATTGATTGGTCACAGTCTGGGCGGAGCAGTTGCTCTGCTCACGGCCATCCGTGATAAACGTGTCAAGAATCTGGTCATGTGGTCTGCCGTGGGATATCCGTTCAATGACATCGTGAAGATTACGGGGCGTGAGGTGTACGATCTGGGCGTGAAGCAGGGCTCGGCTGATTACCTCGCTTACAAGTTCACTCCGGCTTTCTTCGAATCACTGGCTGAGCATCAGCCCTTCCAGGAAGCTGTCAAGTTTAACGGCGATGTTCTGGTCGTGCACGGAACGTCGGATGACATCATTCCCGTAGACTATGCTTTCCTGTATCAGAAGGTATTCTGGATGCGTCAGGAAGGGCGCTGCGACAAGGAGATTATTTTCCAGGGTGATCACACCTTCTCTTCCGGCAAAGAGCGGGAACAGCTGATCTCGCGTACCCGGGAATGGCTCGGTGAACGTCAGAAGATCGAACAGGATTGGCAGCACTGGATGATTTGA
- a CDS encoding response regulator transcription factor, whose product MNETILIVDDEKDIVALIHQTLTQEGYNVSTASSGTEALQLLGDPPDLILLDIMMPGMSGFELCRLIRDEVSCPILFLSARQAEMDRIQGLSIGGDDYMTKPFSLGELKARVAAHLRRSRRDGVQPRVNEPAFYRYGSLQMDLKGRTVTIMQHAIPLTLKEYDLVELLATHPGQVFSKEQLYDRIWGLEATGDTTTITEHVKKIRAKLAAADPDHAYISTVWGVGYKWEPVR is encoded by the coding sequence ATGAACGAGACTATTTTAATTGTAGATGATGAAAAGGATATTGTGGCTCTGATTCATCAGACGCTCACGCAGGAAGGATATAACGTGTCCACTGCATCAAGTGGCACCGAGGCATTACAGCTTCTCGGTGATCCGCCGGATCTGATCCTGCTGGATATTATGATGCCCGGCATGAGCGGATTCGAGCTCTGCCGGCTGATTCGGGATGAGGTGAGCTGTCCCATCCTCTTTCTCAGTGCGAGACAGGCCGAAATGGACCGGATTCAAGGGTTATCCATCGGCGGAGATGATTATATGACGAAGCCGTTCAGTCTTGGGGAATTGAAAGCAAGAGTGGCTGCCCACTTGCGCCGTTCCCGTCGCGATGGCGTTCAGCCGCGCGTGAATGAGCCTGCGTTTTACAGATACGGATCCTTGCAAATGGACCTGAAGGGACGCACGGTAACGATCATGCAGCATGCCATTCCGCTCACGCTCAAGGAGTATGATCTGGTGGAACTGCTGGCCACGCACCCTGGGCAGGTTTTCTCCAAGGAACAGCTGTATGACCGCATATGGGGCCTCGAAGCAACAGGAGATACGACCACGATCACAGAACATGTCAAAAAAATAAGGGCCAAGCTGGCAGCAGCCGACCCGGATCATGCGTATATCTCGACGGTATGGGGTGTCGGGTACAAATGGGAGCCCGTGCGATGA
- a CDS encoding HAMP domain-containing sensor histidine kinase, whose protein sequence is MIKERWPIKKQLVWAFVLVMGISIVLTLLTWAAGISFLFSNQWLQPANFYESQIPDIQHTVQEQAKHQIQWTDTANQAKLEQLLPPEGITYQIVDTHGSRRYGTIQEQIVENETDLLSRLNSKTITDRTLGFGGLVTLISPLSGDQGMYSGALILQYRLETSPSPSISPVWTNTFLLLMLASPFVYIAAATWFVAGRVGRNVNRPIEDLILASKRIKGQDLDFTLDNHAPNELGLLSASFEDMRKELKSALTREWKLQQERSELMGAISHDFRTPMTVIQGHVELLKDSPAHVVHTTESMSSHLDVIDHNVKRINRLIQDMTVAAGTDFDYFPLRCEPVDPSSFWEMKQREMGFLCSSQRVHLAFKLVDRRADSSPPLQLDVQRVGQVLDNLVANSLRYVPPQGEIRIHVDIQDVQIMQVTVCDTGPGFTDADLPHLFDQFYHGHQGQTGLGLFTAKRIVEKHGGTICASNLPEGGACISFTLHTAG, encoded by the coding sequence ATGATTAAGGAACGCTGGCCGATCAAAAAACAATTAGTCTGGGCATTTGTACTCGTTATGGGGATCAGCATCGTATTGACACTTCTGACCTGGGCTGCGGGCATATCGTTCCTCTTCTCCAACCAATGGCTGCAGCCAGCCAATTTTTATGAGTCTCAAATTCCCGACATTCAGCACACTGTGCAGGAGCAGGCGAAGCATCAGATCCAGTGGACCGACACGGCCAATCAGGCCAAGCTGGAACAGCTGCTGCCACCGGAAGGCATCACCTATCAGATTGTGGATACCCACGGAAGCAGAAGATACGGAACGATTCAGGAACAGATCGTGGAGAATGAAACGGACCTGCTAAGCAGGCTGAACAGCAAGACGATCACAGATCGCACACTCGGATTCGGCGGACTGGTTACGCTCATCTCGCCTCTAAGCGGAGATCAAGGCATGTATTCCGGGGCTCTCATCCTCCAGTACAGGCTGGAAACCAGCCCCTCCCCTTCTATATCGCCCGTCTGGACGAATACGTTTCTCTTACTTATGCTGGCTTCTCCCTTTGTTTATATTGCGGCAGCGACCTGGTTTGTGGCAGGAAGAGTGGGCCGCAATGTAAATCGCCCGATTGAGGACCTCATTTTGGCTTCCAAACGCATCAAGGGGCAGGACCTGGACTTTACTCTGGATAACCACGCCCCCAATGAACTCGGGCTTCTCTCCGCCTCCTTCGAGGATATGCGCAAGGAACTGAAGAGCGCCTTAACCCGGGAATGGAAGCTTCAGCAGGAACGGAGTGAGCTGATGGGCGCGATCAGCCATGATTTCCGCACGCCGATGACGGTGATTCAGGGTCATGTGGAACTGCTTAAGGATTCACCCGCACATGTTGTACATACTACCGAAAGCATGAGCAGTCATCTGGACGTCATTGACCATAATGTGAAGCGAATAAATCGGCTCATTCAGGATATGACCGTAGCCGCAGGTACCGATTTTGATTATTTTCCGCTTCGCTGTGAACCGGTTGATCCTTCTTCCTTCTGGGAAATGAAGCAGCGGGAGATGGGTTTCCTGTGCTCCAGTCAACGTGTGCACTTGGCATTCAAACTTGTGGATCGACGAGCGGATAGCTCTCCACCTCTGCAACTGGATGTACAGCGGGTTGGTCAGGTGCTGGATAACCTGGTGGCTAACAGCTTGCGTTATGTACCCCCTCAAGGGGAAATCAGAATACATGTGGATATACAGGATGTTCAGATCATGCAGGTTACCGTCTGCGATACGGGTCCAGGCTTTACCGATGCGGATCTGCCGCATTTGTTTGACCAGTTCTATCACGGCCACCAGGGACAGACCGGGCTGGGCCTGTTCACAGCCAAACGCATCGTGGAGAAGCACGGCGGAACCATATGCGCCAGTAACCTGCCTGAAGGGGGGGCTTGCATCTCTTTTACGCTCCATACTGCAGGGTAA
- a CDS encoding DUF1129 family protein, which produces MGISYKKLKEIQNRQMTEMSRMTPENVKLFDQISGIARRTNADERTQEEWILSEGKAIVQAQRDGQSARELYGADLEQDIHARLSANAGTGNSSSSTAFVGKNPSNKSKADKPGKPAVTSKDDENVNGEASGPVNRTPKWYVMIAWAAISFVMLIQGAAGLFIGWSGGDTEPFSHISLFSIIISAVGGIALVEMLRRLAERPDDQGKDMTSKPQVNLKGIAIYIVIVVLVLFVGYPLRDSLPVFYLAPWVSLVIGIVGLALLRPLFGQKKK; this is translated from the coding sequence TTGGGGATTTCCTATAAGAAGCTTAAAGAAATACAAAACCGGCAAATGACCGAGATGAGCCGGATGACGCCCGAAAATGTAAAATTGTTCGACCAGATTAGCGGCATTGCCCGCCGTACCAACGCAGATGAAAGAACCCAGGAAGAGTGGATTCTGTCCGAAGGAAAGGCTATTGTACAGGCTCAGCGGGATGGACAATCCGCGCGGGAATTATACGGAGCGGACCTGGAACAGGATATACACGCACGCCTTAGTGCAAATGCAGGAACAGGAAACTCAAGTTCCTCTACAGCATTCGTTGGTAAGAACCCATCCAACAAATCGAAAGCCGATAAACCGGGTAAGCCAGCTGTAACTTCTAAGGACGATGAGAATGTGAACGGAGAAGCTTCCGGTCCAGTCAATCGTACACCCAAGTGGTATGTGATGATTGCCTGGGCAGCCATTTCCTTTGTCATGCTCATTCAGGGCGCAGCCGGGCTATTTATCGGTTGGAGCGGTGGAGATACGGAACCCTTCAGCCATATCAGTCTGTTTTCGATTATCATTTCAGCCGTTGGCGGGATTGCACTGGTTGAGATGCTTCGCCGCCTGGCGGAACGTCCGGATGATCAGGGTAAGGATATGACGTCCAAGCCCCAGGTTAACCTGAAAGGCATTGCGATCTATATTGTCATTGTTGTTCTGGTCCTGTTCGTCGGTTATCCGCTGCGGGACAGTCTTCCGGTATTTTACTTAGCCCCGTGGGTTAGTCTTGTGATTGGTATCGTGGGGCTTGCTCTACTGAGACCGCTCTTCGGGCAGAAAAAGAAATAA